One segment of Bacillus alkalisoli DNA contains the following:
- a CDS encoding ATP-binding protein: protein MTIELNLPQEVQNKINSNKSKDLIESYASLIGTGGYTAEDNTLLFDSIISLSLGKNVLLKGPTGSGKTKLAETLSAIYHQPMHSVNCSVDLDAESLLGYKTIQHVDGKATIEFISGPVIEAMKKGHLLYIDEINMAKPETLPILNGVLDYRKTITNPFTGEVVKAKEGFGVIAAINEGYVGTVPLNEALKNRFVVLEVPYIQGDTLKHVLLTQSSLSDEKLVSKYVTFSSDLISLVKSGSLSEEAASIRALLDTCDLTIYLPPLRAIQRGIVDKLEDERERAAVVNIATTLFN, encoded by the coding sequence ATGACAATAGAATTAAACCTGCCACAGGAAGTTCAAAATAAAATAAACAGTAACAAATCAAAAGACTTAATAGAATCATACGCTTCACTTATTGGAACAGGCGGATACACTGCAGAAGACAATACATTATTATTCGATTCCATTATCTCTTTATCACTCGGTAAAAATGTCCTACTAAAAGGCCCAACAGGGTCAGGAAAAACAAAACTAGCGGAAACATTATCCGCCATCTATCACCAACCAATGCACAGCGTAAACTGTTCGGTAGATCTAGATGCGGAGAGCTTGCTTGGGTATAAAACAATCCAACATGTAGATGGTAAAGCTACCATTGAATTTATCTCTGGACCAGTAATAGAAGCCATGAAAAAGGGACATCTATTATACATTGATGAGATAAACATGGCTAAACCAGAAACGTTACCTATTTTAAATGGTGTTTTAGATTACCGAAAGACCATCACGAATCCATTTACAGGAGAAGTAGTTAAGGCAAAAGAAGGCTTCGGCGTAATTGCTGCAATAAATGAAGGCTATGTAGGGACAGTTCCATTAAATGAGGCGTTAAAGAACCGCTTCGTTGTTTTAGAAGTGCCATATATACAAGGGGACACACTTAAACACGTTCTATTAACACAATCTAGCTTATCCGATGAAAAGCTAGTGAGTAAATATGTTACCTTTTCTAGCGACTTAATATCTTTAGTAAAAAGTGGTTCCTTATCAGAAGAAGCCGCATCAATAAGAGCACTACTAGATACATGTGACTTAACCATATACCTACCACCATTACGTGCGATTCAACGAGGAATTGTAGATAAGCTAGAAGATGAAAGAGAACGTGCTGCTGTAGTAAATATTGCAACAACGTTATTTAATTGA
- a CDS encoding YhcN/YlaJ family sporulation lipoprotein has protein sequence MKIKGLLASGLALATLVGCGNVGQYDAQRANPNDALDVNYNQMDQYNRQGGVGETTINAPRRMRDTFTRETRPRREEGFLGRNVRDRNERFFGERNVRNNTGNNGMFGQRNVRNTQQQEPRMVVADKATDRVTDLAEVRTANVIVTNRNAYVAAVLDDGHSGQLTRDVENKIEKAVKQADPDINNVFVSVNPDFVDRMGNYSNDIQTGRPVTGFMDEFMETVRRVFPTNATNNRR, from the coding sequence ATGAAGATTAAAGGACTATTGGCTTCTGGCTTAGCTTTAGCTACACTTGTAGGATGTGGTAATGTAGGGCAATATGATGCACAACGCGCTAATCCAAATGATGCTTTAGACGTTAATTATAATCAGATGGATCAGTACAACCGTCAAGGTGGTGTTGGTGAAACAACTATTAACGCACCTAGAAGAATGCGTGATACATTCACAAGAGAAACAAGACCTAGACGAGAAGAAGGTTTTTTAGGACGTAATGTAAGAGATCGAAATGAAAGATTTTTTGGCGAACGAAATGTTAGAAACAACACAGGTAACAATGGCATGTTTGGTCAACGAAACGTACGAAATACACAACAACAAGAACCAAGAATGGTTGTTGCCGATAAAGCAACAGACCGCGTAACAGATTTAGCTGAAGTAAGAACTGCTAATGTAATCGTAACGAATCGTAATGCTTATGTTGCTGCTGTATTAGATGATGGTCACTCTGGTCAATTAACACGAGATGTTGAAAATAAAATCGAAAAAGCAGTTAAACAAGCAGACCCAGATATAAATAACGTGTTTGTATCTGTGAATCCTGACTTTGTAGATCGTATGGGGAACTATTCAAACGATATTCAAACAGGTCGACCTGTAACAGGTTTTATGGACGAATTTATGGAAACAGTTCGTCGTGTATTCCCTACAAATGCTACGAATAACCGTCGATAA
- a CDS encoding 5-bromo-4-chloroindolyl phosphate hydrolysis family protein produces MQRAIRKAASFIIAFNIAFIFLIITTLSTEITFMFSSILSVLLFTGTFLLIKRKLLPNDELEKIARKEKKYILLQAKNAKANVKKISSARFKVRSIFVFQSINKIYRMSSRVIKMVEKEPLKYKNAQNFMKNQLETATIITENYVNLISHPVRNHEISSSIRESEQALKDLERSMETELLNIVSGDVTNLKTELTLLKQTKSLDLINKDMLKK; encoded by the coding sequence TTGCAAAGAGCGATTCGAAAAGCAGCCAGTTTTATTATTGCTTTTAATATAGCATTTATTTTTCTTATCATAACAACTTTATCAACAGAAATAACATTTATGTTTTCTTCCATTTTATCCGTACTTTTATTTACCGGTACTTTTTTATTAATAAAGAGGAAATTGCTACCGAATGACGAATTAGAAAAAATAGCTCGAAAAGAGAAAAAATATATATTACTACAAGCAAAAAATGCAAAAGCAAATGTCAAAAAAATTAGTAGTGCACGTTTTAAAGTGCGGTCCATTTTCGTTTTCCAATCGATCAACAAAATATATCGGATGTCTTCCCGTGTTATTAAAATGGTAGAAAAAGAACCATTAAAGTATAAGAACGCCCAAAACTTTATGAAAAACCAATTAGAAACAGCAACAATTATTACAGAGAACTATGTTAACTTGATCAGTCACCCGGTAAGAAATCATGAAATCTCTTCTTCCATAAGAGAAAGTGAACAAGCATTAAAAGATTTAGAGCGTAGTATGGAAACGGAATTATTAAATATCGTTTCTGGAGATGTAACAAACTTAAAAACAGAACTAACTTTACTAAAACAAACAAAGTCTTTAGATCTTATTAACAAAGACATGCTGAAGAAGTAA
- a CDS encoding YusW family protein — MKIRIQFVISILSIFLVSLFLVGCGTDNNNLSAPAEPGNENATPNEEAPPATEEEETPDTTDRGIINKDLDEQHDFSKFELEVEYESNVKYEAEYESEGNGEAEIEDDISGRKLKGDEAYEELAPLLGQLNLNADQSDQDIMEEILNVFKIPRDFSKFELEFTLKDGTKKEIELIQ; from the coding sequence ATGAAAATCCGCATACAATTTGTCATTTCTATTCTTTCCATTTTTCTAGTGTCCCTTTTCTTAGTAGGCTGTGGTACAGATAACAACAATCTATCTGCACCAGCAGAACCTGGCAATGAAAACGCAACACCAAATGAAGAGGCACCACCCGCTACTGAAGAAGAAGAAACTCCAGATACAACAGACCGAGGTATTATTAATAAAGATTTAGATGAACAACATGACTTTTCTAAATTTGAGTTAGAAGTAGAGTATGAATCAAATGTAAAATATGAAGCAGAGTATGAAAGTGAAGGCAATGGTGAAGCTGAAATAGAAGATGATATTTCAGGCAGAAAGTTAAAGGGCGATGAGGCATACGAAGAATTAGCTCCTTTGTTGGGACAATTAAATCTGAATGCTGATCAATCTGATCAAGATATAATGGAAGAAATTTTGAATGTATTTAAAATTCCTAGAGATTTCTCTAAGTTCGAACTTGAATTTACATTAAAAGATGGAACGAAGAAAGAAATTGAGTTAATTCAGTAA
- a CDS encoding TerC family protein, whose product MEVGILLEYGWVLLVLIVLEGILAADNALVMAIMVKHLPEDLRKRALFYGLAGAFVFRLGSLFAISFLVNVWQVQAIGALYLLFIALNHMWRKYIMFRADEAAATREGGKKSGFWVTVLKVELADIAFAVDSILAAIALAMTLPKTNLPMIGGLDGGQFLVIFFGGFVGVVIMRFAATAFVKILNERPTLETVAYLIVGWVGVKLAVFTLAHPSIHVIPHYVPEHPIWKGFFWFVLLTLAIGGWIVSGIQSRKEQVQTEQM is encoded by the coding sequence ATGGAAGTTGGCATTTTATTAGAATATGGTTGGGTATTACTAGTCCTAATTGTATTAGAAGGAATTTTAGCCGCAGATAACGCGTTAGTAATGGCTATCATGGTTAAACATTTACCAGAAGATTTACGTAAAAGAGCACTGTTTTACGGATTAGCTGGTGCCTTTGTTTTCCGTCTCGGTTCGTTATTTGCGATTTCGTTCTTAGTTAACGTATGGCAAGTTCAAGCTATCGGTGCATTGTACTTATTATTTATCGCATTAAACCACATGTGGCGCAAATATATTATGTTTCGAGCAGATGAAGCAGCTGCAACTAGAGAAGGCGGAAAGAAGTCAGGTTTTTGGGTTACTGTTTTAAAAGTTGAATTAGCAGATATCGCTTTTGCTGTAGACTCTATTTTAGCAGCAATTGCTCTTGCGATGACTTTACCGAAAACAAACTTACCCATGATTGGTGGATTAGATGGCGGGCAATTCCTCGTTATCTTCTTTGGTGGGTTCGTTGGCGTTGTCATTATGCGTTTTGCAGCAACTGCATTTGTGAAGATTTTAAACGAAAGACCCACATTAGAAACAGTAGCTTATTTAATTGTTGGTTGGGTAGGAGTAAAGTTAGCCGTTTTCACACTTGCTCACCCAAGCATACACGTTATTCCACATTACGTACCAGAACATCCGATTTGGAAAGGATTTTTCTGGTTCGTGTTATTGACACTTGCGATCGGTGGATGGATAGTATCCGGTATACAAAGTAGAAAAGAACAAGTCCAAACAGAACAAATGTAA
- a CDS encoding toxic anion resistance protein: MSNDNKLKQQLKEDTLNDLLSNPFSNPLQTTTNEIQEVEKEATTEKTEKLFDTLPEEYKRKALEIAKQINPEDTQAISQYGIVAQSELSTFSNSMLSHIQTKDAGPVGEVITDLMTKIKEVKPGELESKKKGLLGKFFGNINNSVNQLFTKYRKIGFEIDKISDQLESFKKVLQRDNIMLESLYDKNKEYFQAINIYIAAAEHKLEEIHAEIIPSLEKKAKETNDQMDAQAVADMLQFADRLQKRTHDLKISRQITLQMAPQIRLIQHTNQTLVERIHSSILTAIPLWKNQLVIAVSLYNQKKAVDTQKNVSETTNELLLRNSEMLKQNTIAAAKENERGLVDVETLKKTQENLIETLEETLKIQEEGREKRFQVEKELVTMENELKSKLLEARNRTSRKN, from the coding sequence ATGTCCAATGATAATAAATTAAAGCAACAACTAAAAGAAGATACGTTAAATGATTTGTTAAGCAACCCTTTTTCCAATCCTTTACAAACTACAACGAATGAAATTCAAGAAGTAGAGAAAGAAGCAACAACTGAAAAAACTGAAAAGCTGTTTGATACGTTACCAGAAGAATATAAAAGAAAAGCATTAGAAATTGCCAAACAAATTAATCCAGAAGATACACAAGCCATTTCACAATATGGTATTGTAGCTCAATCAGAACTCTCCACATTTTCTAACTCTATGTTATCTCATATTCAAACAAAAGATGCTGGCCCAGTAGGAGAAGTAATTACCGACTTGATGACAAAAATTAAAGAAGTAAAACCTGGGGAGCTAGAATCAAAAAAGAAAGGATTGTTAGGGAAGTTCTTTGGTAATATAAATAATTCAGTAAACCAACTATTTACGAAATATCGAAAAATAGGTTTTGAAATTGATAAAATCTCCGATCAACTAGAAAGCTTTAAAAAAGTACTACAAAGAGACAACATTATGTTAGAGTCACTTTATGACAAAAACAAAGAATATTTTCAGGCAATTAACATTTATATTGCTGCGGCTGAACACAAATTAGAAGAAATACACGCGGAGATCATTCCTTCTTTAGAAAAAAAAGCAAAAGAAACAAATGATCAAATGGATGCTCAAGCTGTGGCGGATATGTTACAGTTTGCCGACAGATTACAAAAAAGGACCCATGACTTGAAAATAAGTAGACAAATTACGTTACAAATGGCTCCACAAATACGATTAATCCAACATACAAACCAAACGTTAGTAGAGCGTATTCATTCTTCTATATTAACTGCTATTCCATTATGGAAGAATCAATTAGTAATTGCAGTTTCACTTTATAACCAAAAGAAAGCAGTAGATACGCAAAAAAATGTGTCAGAAACAACGAACGAATTACTTTTAAGAAACTCAGAAATGTTAAAACAAAACACGATTGCAGCTGCGAAAGAAAACGAACGTGGACTTGTAGACGTTGAAACATTGAAAAAGACGCAGGAAAATTTAATTGAGACGTTAGAAGAAACTTTAAAGATTCAAGAAGAGGGAAGAGAAAAGCGTTTCCAAGTGGAAAAAGAACTTGTTACGATGGAGAATGAACTAAAATCTAAACTTTTAGAAGCTCGTAATCGGACTAGCCGAAAGAACTAA
- a CDS encoding MFS transporter: MWKNKNVWIILSGEFIAGIGLWTGIIGNLEFMQAQIPSDFFKAMILFIGLLAGVLVGPLAGRLIDSNSKKKIMIYSGILRMFSVCFMFLAIHFESIIYMILFMIFIQISAAFYFPALQSVIPRIVAEKDLLEMNGIHMNISTIARIIGTALAGAMLLIMTLQSLYLASFIAYGLLLIFTFFLDFEDEYTSNKGKDKKSGSFKEVIPLLKETPLVLTALILALVPFLFIGGFNLMVINISELQDSQSIKSFIYTVEGICFMIGALAVKKISNDKNMVPLMFIFATIIAFAHLSLFFADIMVMSLISFGVFGLAVGCFFPIAVTLFQTKIPKEYHGRFFSFRNMLDRVLFQVVLLGTGLFLDTIGLKMMALLFGSLSLTLIAIYAVKLFKNTNQVSIHAETKTGA; this comes from the coding sequence GTGTGGAAGAATAAGAACGTTTGGATTATATTAAGCGGTGAATTCATTGCAGGTATTGGCTTATGGACAGGAATTATTGGGAATCTAGAATTTATGCAAGCGCAAATTCCATCGGATTTCTTTAAAGCAATGATACTTTTTATTGGCCTTTTAGCAGGTGTTTTAGTCGGTCCACTAGCTGGAAGATTAATAGACTCTAATAGTAAAAAGAAAATTATGATTTATTCCGGGATTTTAAGAATGTTTAGTGTCTGTTTTATGTTTTTAGCCATTCATTTTGAATCCATAATCTACATGATCTTGTTTATGATATTTATCCAAATTTCAGCAGCTTTTTATTTCCCTGCACTACAATCTGTCATTCCTAGAATAGTAGCAGAGAAGGACCTTCTAGAAATGAATGGAATACACATGAATATTTCAACGATTGCTCGTATTATCGGTACTGCATTAGCAGGAGCTATGCTACTTATCATGACTTTACAATCACTATATTTAGCTTCATTTATTGCTTACGGTTTATTACTAATATTTACCTTTTTCCTGGATTTTGAGGATGAATATACTTCTAATAAAGGAAAAGATAAGAAGAGTGGTAGTTTTAAAGAAGTCATTCCCTTATTAAAAGAAACACCTCTTGTTTTAACTGCGTTAATCTTAGCATTAGTTCCGTTCTTGTTTATTGGCGGATTTAATTTAATGGTTATTAATATAAGTGAATTGCAAGATAGTCAATCTATAAAAAGCTTCATTTATACTGTAGAAGGAATATGCTTCATGATAGGAGCACTGGCTGTTAAAAAGATTTCTAACGATAAGAATATGGTTCCATTAATGTTTATCTTTGCAACTATCATTGCATTTGCACATTTATCTTTATTTTTCGCTGACATAATGGTTATGTCATTAATTTCTTTTGGAGTGTTCGGTCTTGCAGTAGGTTGCTTCTTTCCAATTGCGGTTACATTATTCCAAACTAAAATTCCAAAAGAGTATCATGGAAGATTCTTTTCTTTCCGTAATATGTTAGACCGTGTATTGTTCCAAGTTGTGTTATTAGGCACAGGGTTATTTTTAGATACAATTGGACTGAAAATGATGGCGTTACTTTTCGGATCTTTATCGTTAACGTTAATCGCTATATATGCAGTAAAGCTTTTTAAAAATACAAATCAAGTATCCATACATGCTGAGACAAAAACTGGCGCATAA
- a CDS encoding MATE family efflux transporter → MKQAHSYRERLSIFAKILVPILVTQLALFSMSLFDIMMTGNVSASDLAGVAIGSGLWVPIYTGLSGILLSVTPIVAQLIGAKKSSEVPNSVIQGVYVSIAMGLVVFIVGALVLNPILNGMNIEQEVRHVAKYYLVALSFGIFPLFTYTVFRSFMDALGHTRITMIITLLSLPINIILNYILIFGKFGLPAFGGIGAGIASAITYWIITLLSIRIILKYEPFLPYKIFDKWYPFIWSKWKEILLIGIPIGLSIFFETSIFSAVTLLMSTFDTVTIASHQVALNFASLLYMVPLSISMALTILVGYEVGAKRLSDAKQYTVLGVISAVILSSVCAIFLYFYKEEVASLYTNDPEVLALTTVFLIYAIFFQLSDAIAAPIQGALRGYKDVNVTFIIALVSYWFIGLPFGYLLANYTSYGAFGYWIGLISGLAAGAIGLSLRLRFLQKKYERKFA, encoded by the coding sequence ATGAAACAAGCACATTCATATAGAGAAAGACTTTCTATTTTTGCAAAGATATTGGTTCCTATTTTAGTGACACAACTTGCCTTATTTTCGATGAGCTTGTTTGATATTATGATGACGGGAAATGTGAGTGCTAGTGACTTGGCTGGAGTGGCGATAGGATCGGGTCTTTGGGTACCTATTTATACAGGTCTTAGCGGTATTTTACTTTCTGTAACTCCGATTGTTGCACAACTGATTGGAGCGAAAAAATCTTCAGAAGTTCCTAACTCCGTTATTCAAGGTGTGTATGTTTCCATAGCGATGGGCTTAGTAGTCTTTATTGTTGGCGCACTTGTACTTAATCCAATATTAAACGGGATGAATATTGAGCAAGAAGTAAGACATGTAGCTAAGTATTATTTAGTCGCTCTTTCATTTGGTATATTTCCTTTGTTTACTTATACTGTTTTTCGTAGTTTTATGGACGCATTAGGACATACGAGAATTACGATGATTATTACTTTACTCTCCTTGCCTATTAATATCATACTTAACTATATTTTAATTTTTGGTAAATTTGGTTTACCTGCTTTTGGTGGTATCGGGGCTGGAATTGCATCAGCGATTACGTATTGGATTATTACACTTTTATCTATTAGAATCATTTTGAAGTATGAGCCGTTTTTACCTTATAAAATTTTTGATAAATGGTATCCATTTATTTGGTCAAAGTGGAAGGAAATTTTATTAATTGGTATTCCTATTGGTCTTTCCATTTTCTTTGAAACGAGTATTTTTTCAGCCGTGACATTACTAATGAGTACCTTTGACACGGTAACGATTGCTTCTCATCAAGTAGCATTAAACTTTGCTTCCCTTTTATATATGGTTCCTTTAAGTATTTCAATGGCATTAACGATTTTAGTTGGCTATGAAGTTGGTGCCAAAAGGTTGTCAGACGCGAAACAATATACAGTTTTAGGTGTTATTTCAGCCGTCATTCTATCTAGTGTATGTGCTATATTTTTGTATTTTTATAAAGAAGAAGTTGCTTCGCTTTATACGAATGACCCAGAAGTACTTGCACTAACAACAGTATTTTTAATATACGCGATCTTCTTCCAACTATCAGATGCGATTGCTGCACCAATTCAAGGGGCACTTCGTGGATATAAAGACGTAAACGTTACGTTTATTATAGCGCTTGTCTCTTACTGGTTTATCGGGTTGCCATTCGGGTACCTATTAGCAAATTATACGAGTTATGGAGCTTTTGGATATTGGATAGGATTAATTAGTGGCTTAGCTGCCGGGGCTATTGGGCTTTCCTTACGCTTACGTTTCTTACAGAAAAAATATGAGAGAAAATTTGCTTAA
- a CDS encoding DUF2187 family protein: protein MDTEKEIEKETEIDIEKKAPNAADVGDMIIIKTGSKKGAKGKVFIVRDSSVIVEIGKNVNTGEPIRTVVNHKNYKKL, encoded by the coding sequence ATGGATACAGAAAAAGAAATTGAAAAAGAAACAGAAATAGATATTGAAAAGAAAGCACCAAACGCAGCAGATGTCGGTGATATGATTATAATTAAAACAGGTAGCAAAAAAGGTGCTAAGGGTAAGGTTTTTATCGTCAGAGATAGTTCTGTTATTGTGGAAATCGGGAAAAATGTCAATACTGGCGAGCCGATTCGAACAGTAGTCAACCATAAAAACTATAAAAAATTATAA
- a CDS encoding vWA domain-containing protein — protein sequence MRPIVFNDKKIDSFLFMELTDLSCSLSKVEELQVEYAFKSYYNPYEKQLFISLFWDNHPLKEKLHGLKSDVYLRSVGSVKYTDFTIIDKYLKSIKNAPYTSFARQLFSLLEDIRLEELVKSERPGTTESFEIRRREYRKYFKSQLKVNMDRGIHTDALYNQLYILLTTNDPLEEVISINKPLDLALPYIRKEAEKAYEAKSTREIKKLCENILDVLEDLLEKDMLNLYFLLPDFTELADTKDGLTFDDLKRKDGLKNDDVKDNTKKGEEDTHEDKLPTWHRESETNTQSFLQFDLEQGTKTDLMGEGVREGEDGDQALGFVQGKTKPTKRNDFSKMEVLEVLNDSDQKGGKENAFGKENKHAFPVFQKPNQVKMEEKIEYEQYKQVIAPYQKKLKQLIQKTLEHKKIAPRGNLHFGRLSKKLMPWFTDESPRLFYKKDEPTIEIDAVFTLLVDCSASMHDKMEQTKHGITLFHEALKSVQVPHEVVGFWEDTNDATETSQPNYFKTVIDFQSARKLSTGPEILQLEPEEDNRDGYAIRHMSKRLQLRSEKQKFLLVFSDGEPAAMNYEQNGIVDTHEAVMEARKHGIEVINVFLSNGEIEESQLKTIQNMYGKYSILVPNIEELPNVLFPLLKKLLLKSL from the coding sequence ATGAGACCAATTGTCTTTAACGACAAAAAAATTGATTCCTTTCTATTTATGGAGCTAACCGACCTATCATGCTCTTTATCAAAAGTAGAAGAGTTGCAAGTGGAGTATGCATTTAAATCTTACTATAATCCTTATGAAAAACAATTGTTCATCAGTTTATTCTGGGACAACCATCCTCTCAAAGAGAAATTACATGGTTTAAAGAGCGATGTTTACCTTAGAAGTGTTGGTAGTGTTAAGTATACGGACTTTACTATTATTGATAAATATTTGAAATCTATAAAGAACGCACCATACACAAGCTTTGCTCGTCAACTTTTTAGTTTACTAGAAGATATTCGTCTAGAAGAATTAGTAAAAAGTGAACGACCGGGCACAACAGAATCATTTGAAATAAGAAGACGTGAATATCGAAAATATTTTAAAAGCCAACTTAAAGTTAATATGGATCGGGGAATCCATACAGATGCATTATATAACCAGTTGTATATATTATTAACGACAAATGATCCTTTAGAGGAAGTAATTAGCATAAATAAACCTTTGGATTTAGCTTTACCTTATATACGTAAAGAAGCAGAAAAGGCCTATGAAGCAAAAAGCACGAGAGAAATAAAAAAACTATGCGAAAATATTTTAGATGTACTAGAAGATCTACTTGAGAAAGACATGCTAAATTTATATTTCCTTCTGCCAGATTTTACAGAACTGGCTGATACAAAAGATGGCCTAACTTTTGATGACCTAAAACGAAAAGATGGCCTTAAGAATGATGATGTGAAAGACAACACGAAAAAAGGGGAGGAAGATACGCACGAAGATAAACTTCCAACCTGGCATCGAGAGTCAGAAACAAACACCCAAAGTTTCTTGCAATTTGATTTAGAGCAAGGGACTAAAACAGATTTAATGGGCGAAGGTGTTAGAGAAGGAGAAGATGGCGATCAGGCGCTTGGTTTTGTTCAAGGAAAAACAAAGCCAACGAAACGAAATGACTTTTCCAAAATGGAAGTTTTAGAAGTGTTAAATGATTCTGATCAAAAAGGAGGCAAAGAAAACGCTTTCGGAAAAGAAAATAAACATGCTTTTCCTGTGTTTCAAAAGCCTAACCAAGTAAAGATGGAAGAAAAAATCGAATACGAACAATATAAACAAGTGATTGCACCTTATCAAAAAAAATTAAAACAGCTAATTCAAAAAACGTTGGAACATAAAAAAATCGCTCCACGTGGAAATTTACATTTCGGACGACTAAGTAAAAAGTTGATGCCTTGGTTTACGGACGAATCACCAAGATTGTTTTATAAAAAAGATGAGCCAACAATCGAAATAGATGCAGTTTTCACTTTACTTGTCGATTGTTCTGCTTCCATGCATGATAAAATGGAGCAAACGAAACACGGTATCACATTGTTTCATGAAGCTTTAAAATCTGTTCAAGTGCCACATGAAGTAGTAGGATTTTGGGAAGATACGAATGATGCGACAGAAACTAGTCAACCAAATTATTTTAAAACGGTCATTGATTTTCAATCAGCACGAAAGCTCTCTACTGGACCGGAAATATTGCAGTTAGAGCCAGAGGAAGATAATCGAGATGGATACGCTATTAGACATATGTCTAAACGATTGCAACTTCGTTCAGAGAAACAAAAATTCCTACTCGTTTTCTCAGATGGCGAACCTGCAGCCATGAACTATGAACAGAATGGTATTGTAGATACACATGAAGCAGTTATGGAAGCAAGAAAACACGGTATAGAAGTAATCAACGTCTTTTTATCAAATGGAGAAATAGAAGAAAGCCAACTGAAAACAATTCAAAACATGTACGGTAAATATAGTATACTTGTCCCAAACATCGAGGAACTTCCAAATGTTTTATTTCCTTTACTGAAAAAATTACTATTAAAAAGCTTATAG
- a CDS encoding YncE family protein gives MSNEFLIVLNKDEDTISIVDLANEKIVKTVETDYNPHELVVTPDGKKTYITCSLGNKMNIMDNSTFEIIKVLEHPDFQFPHGLGITNDGNKLFMASTYSEKIFVINTETDEIESVFPTHQKYSHMISFSPTNEKVYVPNIGSHNVTIIDTKKEEIITHIPVGKGPEGVAVHPNGKDLYVANQEEDTLFVIDTDTYELKHKRRLGRVPVRLVFSPDGKYALIPNRESGDLSIIETEHNLKGNVRPWEVKRIRVGVWPGGTVFNETGSFAYVANNKTNDISVINMSTLKVENTIEVGIHPDGIAYLKKTI, from the coding sequence ATGAGTAACGAATTTTTAATTGTACTAAATAAAGATGAAGATACAATATCCATTGTTGACCTAGCAAATGAAAAGATAGTGAAAACGGTAGAAACAGATTACAATCCACATGAATTAGTCGTCACACCTGACGGAAAGAAGACATACATAACATGCTCTTTAGGAAACAAAATGAACATTATGGACAATAGTACGTTTGAAATCATCAAAGTATTAGAGCACCCAGATTTTCAATTCCCACATGGCTTAGGAATTACAAATGACGGTAATAAATTATTTATGGCATCTACATATAGTGAAAAAATATTTGTCATCAATACCGAAACAGATGAGATAGAAAGTGTTTTTCCAACACATCAAAAATATTCTCATATGATTTCTTTCTCACCAACTAACGAAAAAGTATATGTTCCTAATATCGGTAGCCATAACGTGACTATAATCGATACAAAGAAAGAGGAAATCATTACACACATTCCAGTTGGAAAAGGTCCAGAAGGCGTAGCAGTACACCCTAATGGAAAAGACTTATATGTAGCAAATCAAGAAGAAGACACATTATTTGTGATCGATACTGATACTTACGAATTAAAGCATAAACGTCGCCTTGGACGAGTTCCTGTAAGACTAGTATTTTCTCCTGATGGAAAATATGCATTAATTCCGAATCGTGAATCTGGAGACTTGTCTATTATTGAGACAGAGCATAATTTAAAAGGCAACGTAAGACCGTGGGAAGTGAAAAGAATTCGTGTAGGTGTATGGCCAGGTGGAACTGTTTTTAATGAAACAGGGAGCTTTGCATATGTAGCAAATAACAAAACGAACGACATATCAGTTATTAACATGAGTACATTAAAGGTAGAGAACACGATAGAAGTTGGCATTCATCCCGATGGAATTGCCTATCTTAAAAAAACAATCTAG